In Thauera aromatica K172, one DNA window encodes the following:
- the miaB gene encoding tRNA (N6-isopentenyl adenosine(37)-C2)-methylthiotransferase MiaB has translation MKKLYIRTFGCQMNEYDSDKMADVLGADEELVKTDDPEEADVILFNTCSVREKAQERVFHDLGRVRLLKLQKPGLIIGVGGCVASQEGEAIIKRAPYVDVVFGPQTLHRLPDLIEARKRSGRSQVDISFPEIEKFDAMPPARVEGASAFVSIMEGCSKYCTFCVVPYTRGDEVSRPLEDVLAEVAGLAAQGVKEVTLLGQNVNAWRGELTREDGEQGDFAFLLECVAEIPGIERIRYTTSHPREMTQRLIDCYAKIPQLVSQLHLPVQSGSDRVLAAMKRGYSALEFKSVVRRLRAARADLSLTSDFIVGFPGETEEDFDKTMKLIDDVGFDGSFSFVYSARPGTPASELEDPVPQETKLAWLARLQKRIDAQYQANSEAMVGTVQRILVEGAAKKNAEAEMMGRSDNNRVVNFPSDSPARDRLIGQFVDVRITAALPHSLRGEILTRES, from the coding sequence ATGAAAAAGCTCTACATCCGCACGTTCGGGTGCCAGATGAACGAGTACGACTCCGACAAGATGGCGGACGTGCTCGGTGCCGACGAAGAACTGGTCAAGACCGACGACCCGGAAGAGGCCGACGTGATCCTCTTCAACACCTGTTCGGTGCGCGAGAAGGCGCAGGAGCGGGTGTTCCACGACCTCGGCCGGGTGCGGCTGCTCAAGTTGCAGAAGCCCGGGCTGATCATCGGCGTCGGTGGCTGCGTGGCGAGCCAGGAGGGCGAGGCGATCATCAAGCGCGCGCCCTATGTGGACGTGGTGTTCGGCCCGCAGACCCTGCACCGCCTGCCGGACCTGATCGAGGCGCGCAAGCGCAGCGGGCGCTCGCAGGTGGATATCTCCTTCCCCGAGATCGAGAAGTTCGACGCCATGCCGCCGGCGCGGGTCGAGGGCGCGAGCGCCTTCGTCTCGATCATGGAGGGCTGCTCCAAGTACTGCACCTTCTGTGTCGTGCCCTACACCCGCGGCGACGAGGTGTCGCGCCCGCTCGAGGACGTGCTGGCCGAAGTCGCCGGGCTGGCGGCGCAGGGAGTGAAGGAAGTGACCCTGCTGGGGCAGAACGTCAACGCCTGGCGCGGCGAACTCACGCGCGAGGACGGCGAACAGGGCGACTTCGCCTTTCTCCTCGAATGCGTGGCTGAAATCCCCGGCATCGAGCGCATCCGCTACACCACTTCGCACCCGCGCGAGATGACGCAGCGCCTGATCGACTGCTACGCGAAGATCCCGCAGCTGGTGTCGCAGCTCCACCTGCCGGTGCAGTCGGGTTCGGACCGCGTGCTGGCGGCGATGAAGCGCGGCTACTCGGCGCTGGAGTTCAAGTCGGTGGTGCGCAGGCTGCGCGCGGCGCGGGCGGATCTTTCCTTGACCTCGGACTTCATCGTCGGCTTCCCTGGCGAGACCGAGGAAGACTTCGACAAGACGATGAAGCTGATCGACGACGTCGGCTTCGACGGCTCCTTCAGCTTCGTCTATAGCGCGCGCCCCGGCACGCCGGCGTCCGAGCTGGAAGACCCGGTGCCGCAGGAGACCAAGCTCGCCTGGCTCGCCCGCCTGCAAAAGCGCATCGACGCGCAGTACCAAGCCAACAGCGAGGCCATGGTCGGCACGGTGCAGCGCATCCTGGTCGAGGGCGCGGCGAAGAAGAACGCCGAGGCCGAGATGATGGGCCGCAGCGACAACAACCGCGTGGTCAACTTCCCTTCCGATTCGCCCGCCCGCGACCGCCTGATCGGCCAGTTCGTCGATGTCCGCATCACCGCCGCGCTGCCCCACAGCCTGCGCGGCGAGATCCTCACCCGGGAATCCTGA
- a CDS encoding PP2C family serine/threonine-protein phosphatase — MRFIACGASVIGPRHVDLGEPNQDAMVLAGCRGGWIAAAADGLGSRARSDLGSRSACQVARRILRATSSSFDLPATLPLIHQQWLEAIDPTTPRDAATTLLFGRVTDQGEVHAAQLGDGLLLVRCAGEFRRVTPERTAYGNQTWALESMHLQDKWNCTRGRFTETGDGVVLMTDGVADDLESAHLADFFDALYQDLSARNRRRGRRWLQSELNDWATPLHSDDKTLVAIFRTSE, encoded by the coding sequence ATGAGGTTTATTGCCTGCGGCGCGAGCGTCATCGGCCCCCGACACGTGGACCTGGGTGAGCCAAATCAGGACGCCATGGTTCTGGCGGGTTGCCGAGGTGGCTGGATTGCGGCTGCGGCAGACGGATTGGGATCGCGAGCGCGTAGTGATCTGGGCTCACGTAGTGCCTGCCAAGTTGCCCGGCGGATCTTGCGCGCCACATCGAGCAGCTTCGATCTACCCGCAACTCTGCCCTTGATTCATCAGCAATGGCTCGAGGCGATTGATCCGACAACTCCACGAGACGCCGCGACCACACTGCTGTTCGGTCGCGTGACAGACCAAGGCGAGGTCCATGCTGCCCAATTGGGTGATGGTCTTCTGCTGGTGAGGTGCGCTGGCGAGTTCCGTCGCGTTACGCCAGAGCGCACAGCCTATGGCAATCAGACTTGGGCACTTGAGTCCATGCACCTGCAAGACAAATGGAACTGTACCAGGGGCCGATTCACCGAGACGGGTGATGGTGTAGTCCTGATGACAGATGGCGTGGCCGATGACCTCGAATCTGCGCATCTTGCTGACTTCTTTGATGCGCTTTATCAAGACTTAAGCGCTCGAAATCGGCGCAGGGGCAGGCGCTGGTTGCAGTCTGAATTGAATGACTGGGCGACCCCCTTACACAGCGACGACAAAACACTCGTGGCCATTTTTAGGACTTCTGAATGA
- a CDS encoding sigma-54 interaction domain-containing protein: MSETLSSSPELPFTFHVSPGTPAMAAVWVLLAKAKYGASLIESSREHGVRPVVVPFDLAAEFLPVASKQADEALAHLVQGLPPPAPEFASIIHRCNAMKRVVAMAQRLAQRDLPVLIQGESGTGKELFARAIHASSKRKDAPFIAVNCGAIPLELIDSELFGHEKGAFTGAHTGRVGHFEAADGGTLFLDEIGELPLSSQVRLLRVLQEHEVTRIGASKSRKIDVRIVAATNRVLPEEVRVGRFREDVFHRIAVGILALPPLRAREGDLNLLIDALLAQVNREAASQPGFKHKTLSVSARNILLRHTWPGNVRELHNALLRASIWVPGEEIAAEDVTEVLSLTSSRSDDTILGAALGEGFSLPDLMAEVARHYLERAMEQSHDNKTEAAKLLGLGSYQTLTNWLLKYQPRRPGTDGA; the protein is encoded by the coding sequence GTGTCTGAAACCCTCTCTTCTTCACCTGAGCTCCCGTTCACTTTTCATGTGAGCCCTGGCACCCCTGCCATGGCTGCTGTGTGGGTCCTGTTAGCGAAAGCCAAGTACGGGGCCAGCCTCATAGAGTCTTCTCGTGAACACGGCGTGCGTCCTGTGGTTGTTCCATTCGACCTGGCCGCTGAGTTCCTTCCAGTTGCGAGCAAGCAAGCTGATGAAGCTCTCGCACACCTTGTTCAAGGGTTGCCCCCACCTGCGCCGGAGTTCGCCAGCATCATTCATCGCTGCAATGCGATGAAGCGCGTAGTAGCCATGGCGCAGCGACTGGCGCAACGGGACCTGCCGGTGCTGATTCAAGGCGAGTCTGGAACAGGCAAGGAGCTTTTCGCGCGGGCGATCCATGCCTCAAGCAAGCGAAAGGATGCACCATTCATCGCAGTCAACTGTGGGGCGATTCCGCTCGAGTTGATCGACTCTGAGCTATTCGGTCACGAAAAGGGGGCTTTTACGGGCGCTCATACTGGTCGCGTTGGCCACTTTGAGGCGGCCGATGGCGGGACGCTTTTCCTGGACGAAATCGGTGAGCTTCCGCTGTCGTCTCAAGTTCGGCTGCTTCGTGTGCTCCAAGAGCACGAGGTGACACGCATCGGGGCTAGCAAGTCCCGAAAAATCGATGTGCGTATCGTTGCCGCGACCAACCGAGTCCTGCCTGAAGAGGTTCGAGTTGGGCGATTCAGAGAGGATGTGTTTCATCGAATCGCAGTTGGCATCTTGGCATTGCCTCCCCTGCGCGCTCGCGAGGGAGACCTCAATTTATTGATCGATGCTTTGCTTGCTCAGGTCAACCGCGAAGCAGCATCCCAGCCTGGCTTCAAGCATAAAACATTGTCTGTAAGCGCAAGAAATATTCTTCTTCGCCACACTTGGCCGGGCAATGTGAGGGAGTTACACAACGCTCTTTTGAGGGCGTCCATCTGGGTGCCAGGAGAAGAGATAGCCGCCGAGGATGTCACTGAGGTTCTGTCTCTGACGTCTAGTCGCTCAGACGACACCATTTTGGGCGCAGCACTGGGTGAGGGGTTCTCCCTGCCTGATTTGATGGCAGAAGTGGCCCGCCACTACCTTGAGAGGGCGATGGAACAGAGCCACGACAACAAAACTGAGGCGGCGAAGTTGCTGGGCCTTGGCAGCTACCAGACCTTGACGAATTGGCTACTCAAATACCAGCCAAGAAGGCCTGGCACGGATGGTGCTTGA
- the ybeY gene encoding rRNA maturation RNase YbeY: MAKPATDPKITAFDARGKATRIKAERLEIDFGDGRKLLLAFPGSAWGDLEIEADADDEAAVPMLSLQPGACNLLTVRVDVHHDVHFEDPPARPPRSAPPVLTLAVQKAVEGQDKAGIPKKHQIRRWAQAALQRDAEVAVRLVGEAEGRELNREYRGKDYATNVLTFAYAEGEGPAGLPAAALPLAGDLVLCVPVVVREAAEQGKTLEAHFAHLVVHGMLHLQGYDHETEAEAVEMEQLETGILRGLGYADPYA; encoded by the coding sequence ATGGCGAAACCGGCGACTGACCCGAAAATCACCGCCTTCGACGCCCGGGGCAAGGCGACCCGGATCAAGGCCGAGCGCCTGGAAATCGATTTCGGCGACGGCCGCAAGCTGTTGCTGGCCTTTCCCGGGAGCGCCTGGGGCGATCTCGAGATCGAGGCCGACGCCGACGACGAGGCCGCGGTGCCGATGCTGTCGTTGCAGCCGGGCGCCTGCAACCTGCTCACCGTGCGCGTCGATGTCCATCACGACGTGCACTTCGAAGACCCGCCCGCGCGCCCGCCGCGCAGCGCGCCGCCGGTGCTGACGCTGGCGGTGCAGAAGGCGGTCGAGGGGCAGGACAAGGCCGGCATCCCGAAAAAACACCAGATCCGGCGCTGGGCGCAGGCCGCGCTGCAGCGCGACGCGGAAGTCGCGGTCCGCCTGGTGGGTGAGGCCGAGGGGCGCGAGCTCAACCGCGAGTATCGCGGCAAGGATTACGCCACCAATGTGCTCACCTTCGCGTATGCCGAAGGCGAAGGCCCGGCCGGGCTGCCCGCCGCCGCACTGCCGCTGGCTGGCGACCTGGTGCTGTGCGTGCCGGTCGTGGTGCGCGAGGCGGCCGAGCAGGGCAAGACCCTGGAGGCCCACTTCGCCCACCTTGTCGTGCATGGTATGTTGCACCTCCAGGGCTACGATCACGAGACCGAAGCCGAGGCCGTGGAAATGGAACAACTCGAAACCGGAATCCTCCGTGGCCTGGGTTATGCCGATCCCTATGCCTGA
- a CDS encoding PhoH family protein, which produces MAKTLEVFFEPVDNLRLSRLCGVLDENLRQIENAFDITVSRRGEQFTLTGHPSQVLRGEMALKHFYERADQDLSLDDVQLGLIEIGSRGSGGDPLQPAPVLLTRRTELHGRTPRQIEYLKNIQEFDITFGIGPAGTGKTYLAVASAVDAFERDLVERIILTRPAVEAGERLGFLPGDLAQKVDPYLRPLYDALYDLMGFDRVGKLFERSLIEIAPLAFMRGRTLNNAFIILDEAQNTTPEQMKMFLTRIGFGAKAVVTGDLTQVDLARGQRSGLKEARAVLGEVRGIAFTEFSKEDVVRHPLVARIVEAYDNEAERVARARAATATRAQAQDEDRKNGETGD; this is translated from the coding sequence ATGGCGAAAACCCTGGAAGTCTTCTTCGAACCGGTGGACAACCTGCGCTTGTCCCGGCTGTGCGGCGTGCTCGACGAAAACCTGCGCCAGATCGAGAACGCCTTCGACATCACCGTGAGCCGGCGCGGCGAGCAGTTCACCCTGACCGGCCACCCTTCGCAGGTGCTGCGCGGCGAGATGGCGTTGAAGCACTTCTACGAGCGCGCCGACCAGGACCTGTCGCTCGACGACGTGCAGCTCGGCCTGATCGAGATCGGCAGCCGCGGCAGCGGCGGCGACCCGCTGCAGCCGGCGCCGGTGCTGCTAACCCGGCGCACCGAGCTGCACGGCCGCACGCCGCGCCAGATCGAGTACCTGAAGAACATCCAGGAGTTCGACATCACCTTCGGCATCGGCCCGGCCGGCACCGGCAAGACCTATCTTGCGGTGGCGAGCGCGGTCGACGCCTTCGAGCGCGACCTGGTCGAGCGCATCATCCTCACCCGCCCGGCGGTCGAGGCCGGCGAGCGCCTCGGCTTTTTGCCCGGCGACCTGGCGCAGAAGGTCGACCCCTACCTGCGCCCGCTCTACGACGCGCTCTACGACCTGATGGGCTTCGACCGCGTCGGCAAGCTCTTCGAGCGCAGCCTGATCGAGATTGCGCCGCTCGCCTTCATGCGCGGGCGCACCCTCAACAACGCCTTCATCATCCTCGACGAGGCGCAGAACACCACCCCCGAGCAGATGAAGATGTTCCTCACCCGCATCGGCTTCGGCGCCAAGGCGGTGGTCACCGGCGACCTCACCCAGGTGGATCTGGCGCGCGGCCAGCGCAGCGGCCTGAAGGAAGCGCGTGCGGTGCTGGGGGAGGTGCGCGGCATCGCGTTCACCGAGTTCAGCAAGGAAGACGTCGTGCGTCATCCGCTTGTCGCACGCATCGTCGAAGCTTACGACAACGAGGCCGAGCGCGTGGCGCGCGCCAGGGCGGCGACTGCGACTCGCGCACAGGCCCAGGACGAGGACAGGAAAAATGGCGAAACCGGCGACTGA
- a CDS encoding IS3 family transposase (programmed frameshift): MPRARRRQFSNADKRRILDAADRCTQPGEIGALLRREGVYSSSLSTWRRQREAAELAALAPQKRGPKPDPAAAEARQIAQLMRENERLKSQLDKAHLIIEVQKKVAALLGSPIDDTPRQVMMRGAEELAPALGMAAACRAVGLWRGAPARARARAHREALHGPHPRRTARPRPPLALAPLERKELLEVLNSERFCDMAPAAIHATLLDEGRYLGSVRTMYRALAANGATRERRRQLTHPAYAKPELLATAPNQVWSWDITKLKGPAKWTCFHLYVILDIFSRHVVGWLIAERESGELAEQLIAETVSRHDIAPGTLTLHADRGASMRSKPVAALLVDLDITKSHSRPHVSDDNPYSESQFKTMKYRPDFPARFGSLADARAHCQTFFTWYNTEHRHSGIGYMTPSSVHYGQAYAAHLLRQDTLDAAFLANPKRFKGRRPEPPALPSAVWINPPATETNDDPNTLASPVNS; the protein is encoded by the exons GTGCCGCGCGCCCGACGCCGGCAGTTCTCCAACGCCGACAAGCGGCGGATCCTCGACGCGGCTGACCGTTGCACCCAGCCCGGCGAGATCGGCGCGCTGTTGCGCCGCGAGGGCGTCTACTCATCGAGCCTGAGCACTTGGCGGCGCCAGCGCGAGGCCGCCGAACTGGCTGCACTGGCACCGCAAAAGCGGGGCCCCAAGCCGGATCCCGCCGCCGCCGAAGCGCGCCAGATCGCGCAGCTGATGCGCGAGAACGAACGCCTCAAGAGCCAGCTCGACAAGGCGCACCTGATCATCGAGGTCCAAAAAAAAGTTGCTGCCTTGCTGGGCAGTCCGATCGACGACACGC CACGACAAGTCATGATGCGCGGCGCCGAAGAACTTGCCCCGGCCCTTGGCATGGCCGCCGCCTGCCGGGCCGTGGGCCTCTGGCGCGGTGCGCCGGCCCGGGCGCGCGCACGGGCCCACCGCGAAGCCCTGCATGGACCGCACCCCCGCCGCACGGCACGGCCCCGTCCGCCGCTGGCGCTCGCCCCCCTCGAGCGCAAGGAATTGCTCGAGGTGCTCAACAGCGAGCGCTTTTGCGACATGGCGCCGGCGGCCATCCATGCCACGCTGCTCGACGAGGGGCGCTATCTGGGCTCGGTGCGCACCATGTACCGGGCGCTCGCCGCCAACGGCGCCACGCGCGAACGCCGGCGTCAGCTCACCCATCCGGCCTATGCCAAGCCGGAATTGCTGGCCACCGCGCCCAATCAGGTCTGGTCCTGGGACATCACCAAGCTCAAGGGGCCGGCCAAATGGACCTGCTTCCACCTTTACGTGATCCTCGATATCTTCAGCCGCCACGTCGTGGGCTGGCTGATTGCCGAGCGTGAAAGTGGCGAGCTGGCCGAACAGTTGATCGCCGAGACCGTGTCCCGCCACGACATCGCGCCCGGCACCCTCACGCTGCATGCCGATCGCGGGGCCAGCATGCGCTCCAAGCCCGTGGCCGCCTTGCTGGTCGATCTGGATATCACCAAGAGCCATAGCCGCCCGCACGTCTCGGACGACAACCCCTACTCGGAATCGCAATTCAAGACGATGAAGTACCGTCCAGACTTCCCCGCACGCTTCGGCAGCCTCGCCGACGCCCGTGCCCACTGCCAGACCTTCTTCACCTGGTACAACACCGAGCACCGGCACTCGGGCATCGGCTACATGACGCCGAGCAGCGTCCATTACGGCCAGGCGTATGCCGCGCATCTGCTCCGTCAGGACACTCTCGATGCAGCCTTCCTCGCCAACCCGAAACGTTTCAAGGGGCGCCGCCCTGAGCCCCCCGCGCTGCCCAGCGCCGTCTGGATCAACCCACCCGCAACGGAGACAAACGACGACCCGAACACCCTGGCTTCCCCAGTAAATTCATGA
- a CDS encoding vWA domain-containing protein: MGFAKYQEDIVSRYVGDLAMRSTKAPVSPPKTPSLQTKNQPDLRTKKMSSLKKFAVATPRPFPVIVLADTSGSMGENGKIEALNAAIKEMVSTFAKESRLRAEIQVGLITFGGKAQMHLPLVAAHGVAGFSEFQAGGVTPMGAAFDLARQLLEDKDRIPSRAYRPVLILLSDGQPTDDWEAPFKALCDSERAQKATRLAMAIGPDADEAMLKDFANDAEAPIFKAHNARDIHRFFRAVTMSVTTRTASKNPDISTAFVVPPPDDDALDLDFQ, translated from the coding sequence ATGGGGTTTGCCAAATACCAAGAAGACATCGTGAGCCGATACGTAGGCGATCTCGCGATGCGTTCCACCAAGGCGCCGGTTTCACCACCCAAGACACCAAGTCTGCAAACGAAAAATCAACCTGATCTAAGGACAAAGAAGATGAGCAGTCTCAAAAAATTCGCTGTCGCTACGCCCCGGCCTTTCCCCGTGATCGTCTTGGCTGACACAAGCGGCAGCATGGGGGAGAACGGCAAGATCGAGGCGCTAAATGCTGCGATTAAGGAGATGGTCTCGACTTTCGCCAAGGAGAGTCGTCTGCGCGCCGAGATCCAGGTGGGCTTGATCACCTTCGGTGGAAAGGCGCAGATGCATCTACCGTTGGTTGCGGCGCATGGCGTCGCAGGGTTCTCGGAATTTCAGGCTGGTGGTGTTACTCCGATGGGTGCTGCATTTGACCTCGCTCGTCAGTTACTGGAAGACAAGGATCGCATCCCCTCCCGAGCCTATCGCCCCGTTCTGATTCTTTTGTCTGATGGACAACCGACCGACGACTGGGAGGCTCCTTTCAAGGCTCTTTGTGACTCCGAGCGGGCACAGAAGGCGACCCGACTAGCAATGGCGATTGGGCCGGATGCCGATGAAGCAATGTTGAAGGATTTTGCAAACGACGCAGAGGCTCCCATTTTCAAGGCCCACAACGCCCGGGACATCCACCGCTTCTTCCGTGCAGTGACCATGAGTGTCACCACTCGCACTGCAAGCAAAAATCCAGACATCTCAACCGCATTCGTTGTCCCGCCCCCGGATGACGACGCACTAGACCTCGACTTCCAATGA